Proteins found in one Diorhabda sublineata isolate icDioSubl1.1 chromosome 9, icDioSubl1.1, whole genome shotgun sequence genomic segment:
- the LOC130448957 gene encoding homologous-pairing protein 2 homolog, with the protein MACNEAVLKFLEYHNRPYSANDIQSGVKGDFGKSAVMKALVFLVQKGKILEKTYGKQKIYCIIQNAIESSSDLQERLLELDRDINEKTLQLKELRDECKRKTKLVSDIKGKVSLTSALYRKVNLEKEIENIENMLKGYSDCELICSQKKQEVSKEFEKYLKEMKKRRRIGLDILNTILDSYPKTRKQLCEDIGIETDEGAGFSVDKFQ; encoded by the exons ATGGCTTGTAACGAGGCAGTTctgaaatttttggaatatcaTAACCGCCCATATTCTGCAAATGATATCCAGAGTGGAGTAAAAGGTGATTTTGGAAAATCTGCTGTTATGAAAGCACTGGTTTTTTTGgttcaaaaaggaaaaatacttgAGAAAACATATGGAAAGCAAAAG atataCTGCATAATTCAAAATGCTATCGAATCATCTTCAGATTTGCAAGAGCGACTTTTAGAATTGGATAGAGATATAAACGAGAAAACTTTGCAGCTAAAAGAGCTTCGTGACGAATGTAAAAGGAAAACGAAGTTAGTATCAGACATAAAAGGAAAAGTCAGTCTAACCTCtgcattatatagaaaagtAAATCTCGAAAAAGAAATCGAGAATATTGAGAACATGTTAAAGGGATATAGTGATTGTGAACTTATTTGTTCGCAGAAAAAGCAAGAAGTTTCAAAagaatttgagaaatatttgaagGAAATGAAAAAGAGAAGGCGGATTGGTCTCgatattttgaatacaattcTAGATAGTTATCCAAAAACTAGAAAACAGTTGTGCGAAGATATTGGTATTGAAACTGATGAAGGTGCCGgattttcagttgataaattCCAATAA